GTGATTTAATCAGGTTTTCTCTAATTTGATTACGCTGAGTATCATTAAAATCTAACTCGCCTTTTTCAATAGATGTCATCATGGTTTCAATGGCATTTTCTTGCCAATCTTTGCCATAAATGTGTAAGCCTAATGGCATAAAATCTTCTTGTAACTTAGTTAGGTAATGCCCGACTTCATGCAATAAAAAGTCATCATCAACCTCGCCAAAACCAATACCACGTACTTGTAGTTCTTCATCCATACTTGCCACAAGTTCGTCAGTTAAATTTAAGACCTTAATTTTATGACGCAGGGCTTTAATGGCTTTTTTCTTGGTGTCGATATTCGATGCCGCTTCGGCACTTTCAATTAACTGTCGCAATTGTAATAGACCATCGTACAGCTCTGTGGTTGCTAAAGGCGGAGTTAAGTGATCTAACATCACCGCAACACCTCGACGCTTGGCTTGAATACCCTCACCTACGCCATCTACAATATAAGGATAAACACTGGGAATGTTGGCAATGATTAATGACGGATAATCACTTGCCGATAAACCTACCGCTCGTTTAGGCAAAAACTCATACGTAGAATGTCGACCTAAATGCACAATAGCATTCGCCTTAAACACATCACGTAAGTGATAGTAAAATGCTAAATATTGGTGTGGCGGTGGAAATGTCATATTGGCATGCAATAACTCTTCATTAAGCTCCCAACCTCTTGGTGGTTGTGGGCCTAAAAAGATATTACCAAACTGCACACCGGGTAACAAAATCTCATCATTCCAAACCATGGTTTTACCCGGCACACTACCCCAGCCACGTATGCCTTCAATTTGCATATTAAGCAACGCATTTTTAAGTTCTTCGGCTTGGTTAAATTGTTTTGCCAACACAGTGTTGTTTTCAAGTTTCAGCGAAATAATACGCTTATATTCTTGTGTAAGCTGCGCCAATAAGTTTAACGCACGGTCACGACCTTTATGTCTTATGCCGTCTAATGCGTGATGTAGATCAATTGAGGTACTTTCTACATTGTTGAGTAATGCCGTTAACACTGAACCTTGCTCAATGATGGGGAGCTGCGCTAGTTGCTGTGCGCCTTGTTGAAAAAGGTAAAATTCAATTCTGGCATGTAAATAACCCAGTGGCCCATCAACCATTTCAGCTTTAACAATATCAGGTAAGGTATCAAAGTAAGTTTGATACTCTCTGGCCGACATTTTATTGATTAACGGTGCCATTTGGTTAAGCGCGCCAGCGTCTTGCGGTAAATTTACCGCTTTTAATTGTAAAAGATCTAACAGTTCATCAGCAGACTTAGGAAAGTCAGCCTCTGGACCAAGATCATAACCTTGCGCTTTTAATGTTTGTAATATGTGCCATAACGATTGTTGTACATCTAAGTTATCGGCACCAATATTATGACGACCGGGCGGGTGATTATAATAAACAATAGCGACTTTTTTAGCCGCGTTATCAAGTCTGCTTAAGGCTAACCAAGCATCAACTCGTGCCTGTAAACGTATAACTTCCTCTGTTAGCACTTCGCTCATTGAAATACTTGCACCCGTTGCTTTATCGAGTTTCTCACTTGACGCTAAGGCGAGAATATGAGGCTGAGAAACACCTTGTAACTCAGGCATGGCAACGCGGTAATGTACGGTATCGCTCGGTAACCCGGTGGGTGAAAGCTTATATTCAAGTGCGCTTAATTCGGTCATTCTTATCCCTTTAAATACAGGGATATTCAATTCATTAAATTTTTGAGTGACAGATTCGCGGCCTTCACCACCGCCAATAACAAAATCTTGCAATGCAATAAGTGCTAACGGTTGTGTTGATTTAATTTGACGAATAATGTCAATGGCTTGCTCGCTCGATTTACCCCAGCCAGCCAGTACTGATATACACTGCCACTGAGGTTGACATAATTGTTGATGTAACTGCCATTGCCCAGGTTGATCGCCCGTATCATGATCAACAATGAATACGATGGGTGCACTTTGATTTTCAGCGATTTTTTTGTTTAATTGCGTCTCGTTAATGAGCTGCTCTTGCCAATAGAAACGAATAGGTTGCAGAGGTAAAACACGCTTTGCCTGATCTATTAATGTTTTGCTACTTGGTGTTACGTTTGTAAGCGTATTTACTTTCAGCCACTTAAATAATTCTCCTAGGTTTTCTTTACCTTTATTTTGCCAATAAGCTCGCGCTTGTAGCCAAGCAGCAAACTGTGGCCACTGTGTTTGCTTTAGAGTAAGTGCTTGCAAGTAATTATCTTTATCAATTGAAGCCATTAAATCTTGTACTTGTTTACTGGCCAGCGCCGCAACATTACCACCTTGTGCATCGTTATGTAGCACCATTAAACGTCTATCGGTATTCAATACCCACCGCGTTTGCTTGTTTTCATAAGTTAATGCTAATAACCGCTCTACGGATTCACCAAATACGCCAGCAATAATTAACCCTTGATGTTGATTAATTAACTGCTGTATTTCTGTGTTTGTTAGTTGATTCAATTGACTAACACTGCGAATGCTAACACCAGTAGTGAACGCTTGATTTTCCAATGCTTGATTATCTAAAAACTGGTGAGCGCCCGCAACAATGGTTGCTGCGGATCGATCTGAAACAAACGCCAATAATTTAGTTTCTTTGGCATTTGACATAAAACTGCTAAGCAAGGCAATGAATAAGAAGCTAATAAGGCAATAATATTTCATAAAAAATCTCATAAAAAAAACGTTACTTACATAACGCTTTATCAATAGAACAAAGTGAACAATAAGGTGAATGCTAAATAGATGAACTAGGTAGCAATAATCGCCCTATAAATAACGGGTTTTATCAAAAATACGTAATGATAACGTTGGATTACTCGGTAAATACCAATGCATATATGACGCAAGAATATTGTTATGTTGATAAACAAACTCACCTGCTCGTTCACTGGGGTGATGCGTTGTTTGATAACTAGGTACTAATTCAACATCAGCACTGGAGTAATGAAAGCTATGACCTCGCATTCTATTGTTAATCGATATATCTTCAGAAACGTTGCTTTTATCTTGCGCAAAAGAGGGTAAATCAACCCATTGAGAGCCTATTGCAGCAAGCTTTTTCTGCATTACCGCTTTGCCTGGTACAAGCCCAAGCATAGAGAACTCTTGCCCTGACATATCCGTTAGTTGATCAAGCAAATACAACATCCCCCCACATTCAGCAACAATAGGTTTATTACTTGCGGCAAAGTCTCTTACATCACTAATAAAAGATATATTATTCATTAGCTGTTCAGCATAAAGCTCTGGATAGCCACCCGGAATATATAAAATATCGCCTTCAGGCAAGTGAGCATCCGCAATGGCTGAACAATAAACCAGCTCGGCTCCAGCTTGTTCTAAAAATGAAATGTTGGCCGCATAAATAAAACTAAAAGCATTATCTTTTATAATAATAATGCGTGTGCCTGCGAGCGCCTGTTTAGTTATAACGTCTTTATCACTCTGGCTTGCAACGCTAAAGAACTCTACTTCGGCTGGTAAATCAGCTAAGCCGGTATTGCCGATATGGCTTGCCGCTTTATCTAACTGAGCATCAATATCACTGAGCTCTTGTGCGAGCACTAAACCTAAGTGACGCGCTGGCAGGGTAATAACATCATCTTTAGGGATACGGCCAAAAAATCGAAACTCTTCTGGTAAACAGGTGCTTATCAGCTCAACATGACGATCGGTATTAACGCGATTGGCAATAACGCCGGCAAAAGGGAGATTTTTTCTAAATGTTGCCAAACCGTAAGTAACAGCCGCGAATGTTTGTGCCATTGCTTTCGCGTCAATCACGCCAAGTACTGGTATATTAAAATATTCGGCTAAGTCGGCACTACTCGGTGTGCCATCAAACAGTCCCATAACGCCTTCAATTAAAATAAGATCAGATTCCATCGCAGCACGATGCAATAGCGCTTGGCAGCCTTCCTCACCTACTAACCATAGATCTAATTGATACACCAATTCACCACTGGCTTGTCGTAAAATCATTGGATCAATAAAATCAGGGCCTACTTTAAACACCGTTACCTTACGACCTTGATCTCTATGGTAACGGGCAATAGCCGCTGTAACCGTGGTTTTACCTGAGCCAGAATGAGGTGCAGCAACAATCAATGCTGGGCACATAACGCCACTGCCTGCTTTATGCTCTACCTGCTTTTGAAAAGGAAGTGTTTTATTGTCTACTGCCATGAGATGCTTCTTTTATATTAATTACGGTTAGTGGTTATTATTACGAGTAATAGCATTAGTATTTATCGCTTTATCGGTAAAGAAGTGACTGATTGTAAAATCAATTACGATAGCCGAGATAACATAGAAGATAGGATTAGAAATCGATTTAAAATAATATTTCTCAACACGAGTTGCGTATTCTACCCATGATAAATTAGGGAAATTACCTGAGAATGCATAATAACTACCATTTGAGATAAAGAAAGCAACCGAGCTAGCAATAAATAGGCTTAACGCAACTTTAATAACATTATTTTGCCAAGCACTCGTTTGCCAATTAGGTTTAGTATAAAAACCGGCAGTAAACATAACAGCATAACTAAACACTAATGCTGGATAAGAGGTCGTGATGCAATCACCAAATTGTCCTCGATAATAAGAGGAAGCAAGATCGATAGTGACCGACAGAATATAGAAAACCCAGAACATTTTAATGTTACGTAAATACATTCCTGCTAAGAAGAAGATAGCAATTGAGGCACTAGGCAAATGATTAAAACTAGAAAAATGATGTGTTCGTGTAGCAAGCATTAACAATACTAATACTGAAAATACGGCAATAAGTATATTCAAAGGGGCTTTTTGATCAGTTGATTTCATAACGTTCTCATTAAATAAATAGTTATTTAACGGTGTAGGAAATCAAAGGCAGTAGATGATAAAAAGACTATTTAACTCTGTAAGCGTAATCGATTTAGCCTATTTTCATAGATAATCGGCACGAATGAGAGGTAATCAAGACTTCACGCTGCCATTTAGGAAATGTTAACTAAATTCAGCACATATACTTATCTCTGAATCACCGCCCACCGCAGTTGTCGAGTATGCCTATTTATAGTAGAAAACATCTATAAAACGCTATAAACACTTAATAAATGAAAATAAATAGGGTTGATTAGGCCGGTCTCCGGACTTCTGATCATTGCATTTGCAACACCTTCCCATACAGCACTAACGTAATATTCTACTTAGCGACTCAATACAGTGGTTTTGTTGCTGCTCACAGTTACCGTTGCGGGGGCAGTACTGGTATTTCACCAGTTTCACGTTTCACCTTCATGGCATTATTGTGTGATAAATCACCAGAGACGATAAATCAATCGAATAATGTTTGAAGACACCTAAATCTGCGCAAATAATACGTGATGGCCTCAAGTTATTCAACAACTAACACAGCTAAATGGCAAGCAGTGCTACCCACATTTACAGTTGAGAATATTTGCATTGAACCTGAGCATTGATTTAGTTACGCTACGCGCCCTTTAAAATTATGATAAAACGTTAAGGTCTGTTGACCTTTCGCGGTTAAATTTTGTTATTTAGTATTAAAAATCAATGAACACACACTTATATTTAGCCCGCCATGGTCAAACACAATGGAATGCAGTGCATCGCTATCAAGGTCAATTAGATAGCGAATTAACACCGTTGGGTAAAGCGCAATCGAAACAGCTTGCACAATTGGTTGCTAATAAAAAAATAGACACTATTATTTCGTCTTCTCTTGGGCGCGCGATGAGCACCGCCATGATTTGCCAACAGAAGTTGAACGTTCCTGTTATTAACTTAGAAGCGATTACCGAGCGAAATTTAGGCCGCTGGCAAGGGCAATATGTCAATGATATTAAAACTGAAAAACATTTTGACGAAATATTACATCAATATACGGCATTGCAACCCACCGATGGCGAAAGTGCGATAGATTGCGGAACACGTATTGATAATGCCCTGCAACGATTAGCAAAAAAACATATCAATAAAAACTTATTAGTGATCTTTCATGGTGAAGCGTTACGTTGTTTTTTAGCAAAGCTAGGTCAACAGTCAACGCGCAATGCTTATGAATTATTCGACAATGGCTCTACCTTTCATTTAACGTATAATCATGACAATAAAAACTTTCAATGTGAAACGTTAACAACGAAGTAAATTAACCATGTTGTGGATAGAAAATATAATCGGCCAAGCCATGTTATTAGCGCCTTATTTCGCTACAACTCTTACAATTTTATTGGCTTTACTGCTTGATAAAACATTAGGCGAAGCTAAACATTATCATTACCTTGTGGGCTTTGGTTGGCTTGCAGACAAAATAGAATTGGCGCTTAATGCAAACTCCTCTCCTGATAAGTTAAAAAATTATTTTCAAAGTATGGCTCAGGCTAATCAGCAACAATCTACTCTAAGAATTAAACTATTAGGCACCTTTGCTTGGTGCTTACTTGTACTACCTCTGCCGACCTTTTATTTTTTGTTTATGAATGATTTAGTCTGGTATTGGCAGATATTACTCGATGCCTGTGTACTTTATTTAGCGATTGGCCTCAATAGCTTACATCAGCATGCTATGCAGATTTACCTCCCATTAAAAGCAGGTAAAATAGAGCAAGCACGACATTTTACCGGTTATATTGTGAGTAG
The sequence above is a segment of the Colwellia sp. 20A7 genome. Coding sequences within it:
- a CDS encoding cobaltochelatase subunit CobN, with the translated sequence MSNAKETKLLAFVSDRSAATIVAGAHQFLDNQALENQAFTTGVSIRSVSQLNQLTNTEIQQLINQHQGLIIAGVFGESVERLLALTYENKQTRWVLNTDRRLMVLHNDAQGGNVAALASKQVQDLMASIDKDNYLQALTLKQTQWPQFAAWLQARAYWQNKGKENLGELFKWLKVNTLTNVTPSSKTLIDQAKRVLPLQPIRFYWQEQLINETQLNKKIAENQSAPIVFIVDHDTGDQPGQWQLHQQLCQPQWQCISVLAGWGKSSEQAIDIIRQIKSTQPLALIALQDFVIGGGEGRESVTQKFNELNIPVFKGIRMTELSALEYKLSPTGLPSDTVHYRVAMPELQGVSQPHILALASSEKLDKATGASISMSEVLTEEVIRLQARVDAWLALSRLDNAAKKVAIVYYNHPPGRHNIGADNLDVQQSLWHILQTLKAQGYDLGPEADFPKSADELLDLLQLKAVNLPQDAGALNQMAPLINKMSAREYQTYFDTLPDIVKAEMVDGPLGYLHARIEFYLFQQGAQQLAQLPIIEQGSVLTALLNNVESTSIDLHHALDGIRHKGRDRALNLLAQLTQEYKRIISLKLENNTVLAKQFNQAEELKNALLNMQIEGIRGWGSVPGKTMVWNDEILLPGVQFGNIFLGPQPPRGWELNEELLHANMTFPPPHQYLAFYYHLRDVFKANAIVHLGRHSTYEFLPKRAVGLSASDYPSLIIANIPSVYPYIVDGVGEGIQAKRRGVAVMLDHLTPPLATTELYDGLLQLRQLIESAEAASNIDTKKKAIKALRHKIKVLNLTDELVASMDEELQVRGIGFGEVDDDFLLHEVGHYLTKLQEDFMPLGLHIYGKDWQENAIETMMTSIEKGELDFNDTQRNQIRENLIKSPKSEMSAFLNALNGGFVAPGKGNDPIRTPDALPTGRNFYALDGSLIPSQLGFATGQQLASKARSENPIVDKTHKEAVILWASDAVRDEGAMIAFGMDMLGVKPVWNRRGILKSLTLIPLDKERTQRRDIVFTTSGLFRDLYAQQLAWLDRSVLLALAASKNTIERDHPALIMALHAALKPVDHIIENEKHAFDEPLTSNMVASNWLREAQALLRSNSDISPELLGRQASYRIFGTAPGAYGAGINRLAERSGAWQERKELGDAYIKRMSHAYGVPNENVEMGSNVQSLFREQLAHVNNTYLGRASNLYGLIDNNDAYDYLGGLNLAIETIAGKQPNSFVISHANSKNMSIEPLQTALLSELRGRFLNRQWIQPLMKQGYAGARTMGSEFIENLWGWQATSPEIIRSWVWEDLKAIYIDDSLDIGLDEFLQQAHNVHVQSNILAVMLVAIEKGFWQADQSTQQALAEKFAKNIIENGIPGSGHTHANHPIYDFIKPMLSAEVNRQLAEVLAAANHTPVGDAASGVQHIQEISTELKVKNTDDAKASSSSAADKASDEANTEQSSEQRYLLLGVIAVLLLLVLTGYLRSRRQLPKVES
- a CDS encoding cobyrinate a,c-diamide synthase: MAVDNKTLPFQKQVEHKAGSGVMCPALIVAAPHSGSGKTTVTAAIARYHRDQGRKVTVFKVGPDFIDPMILRQASGELVYQLDLWLVGEEGCQALLHRAAMESDLILIEGVMGLFDGTPSSADLAEYFNIPVLGVIDAKAMAQTFAAVTYGLATFRKNLPFAGVIANRVNTDRHVELISTCLPEEFRFFGRIPKDDVITLPARHLGLVLAQELSDIDAQLDKAASHIGNTGLADLPAEVEFFSVASQSDKDVITKQALAGTRIIIIKDNAFSFIYAANISFLEQAGAELVYCSAIADAHLPEGDILYIPGGYPELYAEQLMNNISFISDVRDFAASNKPIVAECGGMLYLLDQLTDMSGQEFSMLGLVPGKAVMQKKLAAIGSQWVDLPSFAQDKSNVSEDISINNRMRGHSFHYSSADVELVPSYQTTHHPSERAGEFVYQHNNILASYMHWYLPSNPTLSLRIFDKTRYL
- a CDS encoding histidine phosphatase family protein, whose translation is MNTHLYLARHGQTQWNAVHRYQGQLDSELTPLGKAQSKQLAQLVANKKIDTIISSSLGRAMSTAMICQQKLNVPVINLEAITERNLGRWQGQYVNDIKTEKHFDEILHQYTALQPTDGESAIDCGTRIDNALQRLAKKHINKNLLVIFHGEALRCFLAKLGQQSTRNAYELFDNGSTFHLTYNHDNKNFQCETLTTK